The Enterobacter kobei genome has a segment encoding these proteins:
- the merA gene encoding mercury(II) reductase has product MTTLKITGMTCDSCATHVKEALEKVPGVQSADVSYTKGSAKLAVEAGISPDALTAAVAGLGYRATLADAPVPPVGGGLLGKMREWLGSGDKAGGDGGGLHIAVIGSGGAAMAAALKAVEQGAHVTLIERGTIGGTCVNVGCVPSKIMIRAAHIAHLRRESPFDGGMPPTPPTILRERLLAQQQARVDELRHAKYEGILDDNPAISVLHGEARFKDAHSLTVQLNGGGERVLAFDRCLIATGASPAVPPIPGLKDTPYWTSTEALVSDTIPERLAVIGSSVVALELAQAFARLGSKVTILARSTLFFREDPAIGEAITVAFRAEGIEVLEHTQASQVAHEGGEFVLTTAHGELRADKLLVATGRSPNTRSLALDAAGVALNLQGAIVIDVGMRTSTPDIYAAGDCTDQPQFVYVAAAAGTRAAINMTGGDAALNLAAMPAVVFTDPQVATVGYSEAEAQHDGIETDSRTLTLDNVPRALANFDTRGFIKLVIEEGSGRLIGVQAVAPEAGELIQTAVLAIRNRMTVQELADQLFPYLTMVEGLKLAAQTFNKDVKQLSCCAG; this is encoded by the coding sequence GGCAGCGCCAAACTCGCCGTCGAGGCCGGCATATCGCCGGACGCGTTGACTGCCGCCGTGGCCGGACTCGGTTATCGGGCCACGCTCGCCGACGCGCCCGTGCCTCCGGTGGGCGGTGGCTTGCTCGGAAAGATGCGCGAATGGCTAGGTAGCGGCGACAAGGCTGGTGGTGACGGTGGCGGATTGCATATTGCCGTTATCGGCAGCGGTGGCGCGGCGATGGCGGCGGCGCTGAAAGCCGTCGAGCAAGGCGCGCACGTCACCTTGATCGAGCGCGGCACCATCGGCGGCACCTGCGTCAATGTCGGCTGCGTGCCGTCCAAGATCATGATCCGCGCCGCGCACATCGCCCACTTGCGCCGAGAAAGCCCGTTCGATGGCGGCATGCCGCCCACACCGCCGACGATCTTGCGCGAGCGGTTGCTGGCCCAGCAGCAGGCGCGCGTCGACGAACTGCGCCACGCCAAATACGAAGGCATCCTGGATGACAATCCCGCCATCTCCGTGCTGCACGGCGAAGCCCGTTTCAAGGACGCGCACAGCCTGACCGTGCAACTCAACGGTGGTGGCGAACGTGTGCTGGCGTTCGACCGTTGCCTGATTGCCACCGGCGCGAGTCCGGCCGTGCCGCCGATTCCCGGCCTGAAGGACACGCCGTACTGGACTTCCACCGAAGCACTGGTCAGCGACACCATTCCTGAGCGGCTGGCCGTGATTGGTTCGTCGGTGGTAGCGCTGGAACTGGCGCAGGCGTTCGCCCGACTGGGCAGCAAAGTAACGATTCTTGCACGCAGCACCCTGTTCTTCCGCGAAGACCCGGCCATCGGTGAGGCAATCACGGTGGCGTTCCGCGCCGAAGGGATCGAGGTGCTGGAGCACACCCAGGCCAGCCAGGTCGCGCACGAGGGCGGCGAATTCGTGCTCACCACGGCGCACGGCGAGCTGCGCGCCGACAAACTGCTGGTCGCCACCGGTCGCTCGCCCAACACGCGCAGCCTGGCGCTGGACGCGGCAGGTGTCGCGCTCAACCTGCAAGGCGCTATCGTCATCGACGTCGGCATGCGGACCAGCACGCCGGACATCTACGCGGCCGGCGACTGCACCGACCAGCCTCAGTTCGTCTATGTGGCGGCAGCGGCCGGCACCCGTGCGGCGATCAACATGACGGGCGGTGACGCGGCGCTTAACCTTGCCGCCATGCCTGCCGTGGTGTTCACCGATCCGCAAGTCGCCACCGTGGGCTACAGCGAGGCAGAGGCCCAGCACGACGGGATCGAGACCGACAGTCGCACCTTGACCTTGGACAACGTGCCGCGTGCGCTCGCCAACTTCGACACACGCGGCTTCATCAAGCTGGTCATCGAGGAAGGTAGTGGACGGCTCATCGGCGTACAGGCGGTCGCGCCGGAAGCCGGCGAACTGATCCAGACGGCGGTACTCGCCATCCGTAACCGGATGACCGTGCAGGAACTGGCCGACCAGTTGTTCCCCTATCTGACGATGGTCGAGGGACTGAAGCTCGCGGCGCAGACCTTTAACAAGGATGTGAAGCAGCTTTCCTGCTGCGCCGGGTGA
- the merD gene encoding mercury resistance co-regulator MerD, with translation MNAYTVSRLALNAGVSVHIVRDYLLRGLLRPVACTPGGYGLFDDAALQRLCFVRAAFEAGIGLDALARLCRALDTADGDEAAAQLAVLRQFVERRREALADLEVQLATMPTELVQHAESLP, from the coding sequence ATGAACGCCTACACGGTGTCCCGGCTGGCCCTTAATGCCGGGGTGAGCGTGCACATCGTGCGCGACTACCTGCTGCGCGGACTGCTGCGGCCGGTGGCGTGCACCCCTGGCGGCTACGGCCTGTTCGACGATGCGGCCTTGCAACGGCTGTGCTTCGTGCGGGCTGCTTTCGAAGCGGGTATCGGTCTCGACGCGCTGGCGCGGCTGTGCCGGGCGTTGGATACCGCGGACGGCGACGAAGCGGCCGCGCAGCTTGCCGTGCTGCGCCAGTTCGTCGAACGTCGGCGCGAAGCATTGGCCGATCTGGAGGTGCAGTTGGCCACCATGCCGACCGAGCTGGTACAGCATGCGGAGAGTCTGCCATGA
- the merE gene encoding broad-spectrum mercury transporter MerE produces MNSPERLPTETHKPFTGYLWGALAVLTCPCHLPILAVVLAGTTAGAFIGEHWGIAAITLTGLFVLSVTRLLRVFKERS; encoded by the coding sequence ATGAACAGCCCCGAGCGCTTGCCGACCGAGACACACAAGCCGTTCACCGGCTACCTGTGGGGCGCGTTGGCCGTGCTCACCTGTCCCTGCCATTTGCCGATTCTCGCTGTGGTGCTCGCGGGGACGACGGCCGGCGCGTTCATCGGGGAGCATTGGGGTATTGCAGCCATCACGCTGACCGGCTTGTTTGTCCTGTCCGTGACGCGGCTGTTGCGGGTCTTCAAGGAAAGATCGTGA
- a CDS encoding Mu transposase C-terminal domain-containing protein, with protein sequence MATDTPRIPEQGVATLPDEVWERARRRAEIIGPLAQSETVGHEAADMAAQALGLSRRQVYVLIRRARQGSGLVTDLVPGHSGGGKGKGRLPESVECIIRELLQKRFLTKQKRSLAAFHREVARACKAQNLRVPTRNTVALRIVGLDPLKTTRRREGQDAARDLQGAGGVPPALTVPLEQVQIDHTVIDLIVVDERDRQPIGRPYLTIAIDVFTRCVLGMVVTLEAPSAVSVGLCLAHVACDKRPWLEGLNVEMDWPMSGKPRQLYLDNAAEFKSEALRRGCEQHGIRLDYRPLGQPHYGGIVERIIGTAMQMIHDELPGTTFSNPDQRGEYASEKMATLTLRELERWLALAVGTYHGSVHNGLLQPPAARWAEAIARTGVPTVITRATAFLVDFLPIIRRTLTRTGFVIDHIHYYADALKPWIARRDRSPAFLIRRDPRDISRIWVLEPEGQHYLEIPYRTLSHPAVTLWEQRQALMKLRQQGREQVDESALFRMIDQMRKIVTTAQKTTRKARRDADRRQHLKATAPPVKATPPPDADMDDQQADNQPPAKPFDQIEEW encoded by the coding sequence ATGGCGACCGACACCCCACGGATTCCCGAGCAAGGCGTGGCCACTCTGCCTGATGAGGTATGGGAGCGTGCGCGCCGTCGTGCGGAGATCATTGGCCCGTTGGCGCAGTCGGAGACGGTCGGGCACGAAGCGGCCGATATGGCGGCTCAGGCGTTGGGCTTGTCTCGGCGACAGGTGTACGTCCTGATCCGGCGTGCCCGGCAAGGCAGCGGCCTCGTGACTGACCTGGTGCCCGGCCATTCCGGCGGCGGCAAAGGCAAGGGGCGCTTGCCGGAATCGGTCGAGTGCATCATCCGCGAGCTGCTGCAAAAGCGGTTCCTGACCAAGCAGAAGCGCAGCTTGGCAGCGTTTCACCGCGAGGTGGCGCGGGCGTGCAAGGCGCAGAACCTGCGGGTGCCGACGCGCAACACCGTGGCACTGAGGATCGTCGGCCTCGATCCGCTCAAAACCACGCGCCGCCGGGAAGGGCAAGATGCCGCCCGTGACCTGCAAGGTGCCGGCGGTGTACCGCCTGCCCTGACAGTACCGCTGGAGCAGGTGCAAATTGACCACACGGTGATAGACCTGATCGTGGTTGATGAGCGCGACCGGCAACCGATTGGCCGCCCGTACCTGACCATCGCCATCGACGTGTTCACCCGCTGCGTGCTCGGCATGGTCGTCACGCTGGAAGCCCCGTCAGCCGTCTCAGTCGGCCTGTGCCTAGCGCATGTCGCCTGTGACAAGCGTCCCTGGCTGGAAGGGCTGAATGTGGAAATGGACTGGCCGATGAGCGGCAAGCCCAGGCAGCTTTATCTGGACAATGCAGCCGAGTTCAAGAGTGAAGCGCTACGCCGTGGCTGCGAGCAGCATGGCATCCGGCTAGACTATCGCCCGCTCGGGCAGCCGCACTACGGCGGCATCGTAGAACGGATCATCGGCACGGCGATGCAGATGATCCACGACGAACTGCCGGGAACGACCTTCTCCAACCCTGACCAGCGCGGGGAATACGCCTCCGAGAAGATGGCCACCCTGACACTGCGCGAGCTGGAGCGCTGGCTCGCCTTGGCGGTCGGCACCTATCACGGCTCTGTGCACAACGGCCTGCTCCAACCGCCGGCCGCGCGCTGGGCCGAAGCTATCGCGCGGACCGGCGTGCCAACCGTCATCACTCGCGCCACGGCTTTTCTGGTCGATTTTCTGCCCATCATCCGCCGCACGCTGACCCGCACCGGCTTCGTCATCGACCACATCCACTACTACGCCGATGCGCTCAAGCCGTGGATAGCTCGGCGCGACCGCTCGCCTGCGTTCCTGATCCGGCGAGACCCACGCGACATCAGCCGCATATGGGTGCTGGAACCAGAGGGGCAGCACTACCTGGAAATTCCCTACCGTACCTTGTCGCACCCGGCTGTCACCCTCTGGGAACAACGGCAGGCGCTGATGAAATTGCGGCAGCAAGGGCGCGAACAGGTGGATGAGTCGGCGTTGTTCCGCATGATCGACCAGATGCGCAAAATCGTGACCACCGCGCAGAAGACCACGCGCAAGGCGCGGCGCGACGCAGATCGACGCCAGCATCTCAAGGCAACGGCACCGCCTGTCAAAGCCACGCCACCACCGGACGCTGACATGGATGACCAGCAGGCGGACAACCAGCCGCCCGCCAAACCGTTCGACCAGATTGAGGAGTGGTAG
- a CDS encoding TniB family NTP-binding protein: MEEYPIIELSHLLPAAQGLARLPADERIQRLRADRWIGYPRAVEALNRLETLYAWPNKQRMPNLLLVGPTNNGKSMIVEKFRRTHLASADADQEHIPVLVVQMPSEPSVIRFYVALLAAMGAPLRPRPRLPEMEQLALALLRKVGVRILVIDELHNVLAGNSVNRREFLNLLRFLGNELRIPLVGVGTRDAYLAIRSDDQLENRFEPMMLPLWEANDDCCSLLASFAASLPLRRPSSIATLDMARYLLTRSEGTIGELAHLLMAAAIVAVESCEEAINHRTLSMADYTGPSERRRQFERELM; this comes from the coding sequence GTGGAAGAATATCCCATCATCGAGCTGTCCCACCTGCTGCCGGCGGCGCAGGGATTGGCCCGGCTGCCGGCGGACGAGCGCATCCAACGCCTTCGCGCCGACCGCTGGATCGGCTACCCCCGCGCGGTCGAGGCGCTGAACCGGCTGGAAACCCTGTATGCGTGGCCAAACAAGCAACGCATGCCCAACCTGCTGCTGGTCGGCCCGACCAACAACGGCAAGTCGATGATCGTCGAGAAGTTCCGGCGCACGCATCTGGCCAGCGCCGATGCCGACCAGGAGCACATCCCGGTGCTGGTCGTGCAGATGCCGTCCGAGCCGTCTGTGATCCGCTTCTACGTCGCGCTGCTCGCGGCGATGGGTGCGCCATTGCGACCGCGCCCACGACTGCCGGAAATGGAGCAACTGGCGCTGGCACTGCTGCGCAAGGTCGGCGTGCGCATTTTGGTGATCGACGAGTTGCACAACGTCCTGGCTGGTAACAGCGTCAACCGCCGGGAATTCCTCAATCTGCTGCGCTTCCTCGGCAACGAACTGCGCATCCCACTGGTCGGGGTTGGCACGCGCGACGCCTATCTGGCCATCCGCTCGGATGACCAGTTGGAAAACCGCTTCGAGCCGATGATGCTGCCGCTGTGGGAGGCCAACGACGATTGCTGCTCACTGCTGGCCAGCTTCGCCGCTTCGCTTCCTCTGCGGCGACCCTCGTCGATTGCCACGCTGGACATGGCCCGCTACCTGCTCACACGCAGCGAGGGCACCATAGGCGAACTGGCGCACTTGCTGATGGCAGCGGCCATCGTCGCCGTGGAGAGCTGCGAGGAAGCGATCAACCATCGCACGCTCAGCATGGCCGATTACACCGGTCCCAGCGAGCGGCGGCGGCAATTCGAGCGGGAACTGATGTGA
- a CDS encoding TniQ family protein yields the protein MKPAPRWPLHPAPREGEALSSWLNRVALCYHMEVSELLEHDLGHGQVDDLDTAPPLALLEMLSLRSGIEPDRLRCMSFAGWVPWLLDSLDDQIPDALETYAFQLSVLLPKLRRRTRSITSWRAWLPSQPIHRACPLCLNDPANQAVLLAWKLPLMLSCPLHGCWLESYWGVPGRFLGWENADTAPRTASDPIAVMDRRTWQALTTGHVELPRRRIHAGLWFRLLRTLLDELNTPLSACGTYAGYLRQVWQGCGHPLRAGQSLWRPYETLNPAVRLQMLEAAAAAISLIEVRDISPPGEHAKLFWSEPQTGFTSGLPAKAPKPEPVNHWQRAVQAISEAIIEARHNPETARSLFALASYGRRDPASLEQLRATFAKEGIPPEFLSHYEPDGPFACLRQNDGLSDKF from the coding sequence GTGAAGCCAGCGCCACGCTGGCCACTGCATCCGGCTCCCAGGGAAGGCGAAGCCTTGTCTTCGTGGCTCAACCGCGTGGCCCTTTGCTATCACATGGAGGTGTCCGAGCTGCTGGAGCACGATCTTGGTCACGGTCAGGTTGATGACCTGGACACCGCGCCACCACTGGCGCTGCTGGAGATGCTCTCCCTGCGGAGCGGCATCGAGCCGGATCGGCTGCGTTGCATGAGTTTCGCCGGCTGGGTGCCTTGGCTACTGGACAGTCTTGATGATCAGATTCCAGATGCATTGGAAACCTATGCGTTCCAGCTCTCGGTGCTGCTGCCGAAACTCCGCCGTAGGACGCGATCCATCACGAGCTGGCGTGCCTGGCTGCCCAGCCAGCCGATACATCGCGCCTGTCCGCTCTGTCTGAACGACCCGGCAAACCAAGCCGTACTGCTTGCATGGAAGCTGCCCTTGATGCTGAGCTGCCCGCTGCATGGCTGCTGGCTGGAATCCTATTGGGGCGTGCCTGGGCGGTTTCTCGGCTGGGAGAACGCCGACACTGCGCCGCGCACCGCCAGCGACCCGATTGCAGTGATGGACCGGCGTACCTGGCAGGCACTGACGACCGGCCATGTGGAGCTGCCGCGCCGACGCATCCACGCTGGATTGTGGTTTCGGCTGCTACGCACGCTGCTCGATGAGCTGAACACCCCGCTTTCGGCGTGCGGAACCTACGCGGGGTATCTCCGCCAAGTCTGGCAAGGCTGCGGGCATCCGCTGCGTGCTGGGCAAAGTCTGTGGCGACCGTATGAAACCCTGAACCCGGCAGTACGGTTGCAGATGCTGGAGGCAGCGGCAGCGGCAATCAGCTTGATTGAGGTGAGGGATATAAGCCCGCCAGGCGAGCATGCAAAGCTGTTCTGGTCCGAGCCCCAAACCGGGTTCACCAGTGGTCTGCCGGCGAAAGCGCCGAAGCCCGAACCCGTCAATCACTGGCAACGGGCGGTCCAAGCTATCAGTGAGGCGATCATTGAAGCGCGGCACAACCCCGAGACGGCGCGCTCGCTGTTCGCCTTGGCTTCCTATGGTCGGCGCGACCCAGCTTCCCTGGAACAGTTGCGAGCCACCTTTGCAAAGGAAGGCATCCCCCCGGAATTTCTGTCACATTACGAGCCTGATGGACCCTTTGCATGTCTTAGACAGAATGACGGGTTAAGTGACAAATTTTGA
- a CDS encoding recombinase family protein, with translation MLIGYMRVSKADGSQATDLQRDALIAAGVDPVHLYEDQASGMREDRPGLTSCLKALRTGDTLVVWKLDRLGRDLRHLINTVHDLTGRGIGLKVLTGHGAAIDTTTAAGKLVFGIFAALAEFERELIAERTIAGLASARARGRKGGRPFKMTAAKLRLAMAAMGQPETKVGDLCQELGVTRQTLYRHVSPKGELRPDGEKLLSRI, from the coding sequence ATGCTGATAGGCTACATGCGGGTATCGAAGGCGGACGGCTCCCAGGCTACCGATTTGCAGCGCGACGCGCTGATTGCCGCCGGGGTCGATCCAGTACATCTTTACGAGGACCAGGCATCCGGCATGCGCGAGGATCGGCCCGGCTTGACGAGCTGCCTGAAGGCGTTGCGAACTGGCGACACACTGGTCGTGTGGAAACTGGATCGGCTCGGACGCGACCTGCGACATCTCATCAACACCGTGCACGACCTGACTGGGCGCGGCATCGGCTTGAAGGTATTAACCGGGCACGGCGCGGCCATCGACACCACGACCGCCGCCGGCAAGCTGGTCTTTGGCATCTTCGCCGCCCTGGCCGAGTTCGAGCGCGAGTTGATCGCGGAGCGCACGATTGCCGGCCTAGCCTCGGCCCGCGCGCGCGGGCGGAAAGGCGGCCGGCCGTTCAAGATGACCGCCGCCAAGCTGCGGCTGGCGATGGCGGCAATGGGTCAGCCAGAGACCAAGGTCGGCGACCTGTGCCAGGAACTTGGCGTCACGCGGCAGACCCTGTATCGGCATGTTTCACCCAAGGGTGAGCTACGTCCAGATGGCGAGAAGCTACTCAGCCGAATTTGA
- the merE gene encoding broad-spectrum mercury transporter MerE, with protein sequence MNSPERLPSETHKPITGYLWGALAVLTCPCHLPILAIVLAGTTAGAFIGEYWGIAALTLTGLFVLSVTRLLRAFKDRS encoded by the coding sequence ATGAACAGCCCCGAGCGCTTGCCGTCCGAGACGCACAAACCGATCACCGGCTACCTGTGGGGCGCGCTGGCCGTGCTCACCTGTCCCTGCCATTTGCCGATTCTCGCCATTGTGCTGGCCGGCACGACGGCCGGCGCGTTCATCGGAGAGTACTGGGGTATCGCAGCCCTCACGCTGACCGGTTTGTTCGTCCTGTCTGTGACACGACTGCTGCGGGCCTTCAAAGATCGATCATGA
- the merD gene encoding mercury resistance co-regulator MerD encodes MSAYTVSRLALDAGVSVHIVRDYLLRGLLRPVACTPGGYGLFDDAALQRLCFVRAAFEAGIGLDALARLCRALDAADGDEAAAQLAVLRQFVERRREALADLEVQLATMPTEPAQHAESLP; translated from the coding sequence ATGAGCGCCTACACCGTGTCCCGGCTGGCCCTTGATGCCGGGGTGAGCGTGCATATCGTGCGCGACTACCTGCTGCGCGGATTGCTGCGTCCGGTGGCGTGCACCCCGGGCGGCTATGGCCTGTTCGATGATGCCGCCTTGCAACGGCTGTGCTTCGTGCGGGCGGCCTTCGAGGCGGGCATCGGCCTGGACGCGCTGGCGCGGCTGTGCCGGGCGCTGGATGCTGCGGACGGCGATGAAGCGGCCGCGCAGCTTGCCGTTCTGCGCCAGTTCGTCGAGCGTCGGCGCGAAGCGTTGGCCGATCTGGAGGTGCAGTTGGCCACCATGCCGACCGAGCCGGCACAGCACGCGGAGAGTCTGCCATGA